A window of Clostridia bacterium contains these coding sequences:
- a CDS encoding glycoside hydrolase family 140 protein produces the protein MQYLRVDKNKRFLILEDGTPFFWLGDTAWELFHKLSREEAEVYLKDRYEKKFNVVQVVALAELDGLEIENAYGRKPLLKNTEGVYDPTMPDLSGEYHYWDHVDHIIDIAESLNIYIALLPTWGDKFNLSWGKGPKVFNGENALHYGRWLGERYKDKRNIVWVMGGDRPLERPEHYEIVRAMAEGIKLGDEGNHIMTFHPAGDTSSSKYVHNESWIDFNMIQSGHHALDIDNYNKVKVDYDLSPTKPVLDAEPRYEDHPINFKPENGHFVEFDIRQAAYWAVFSGAFGHTYGHHSIWCMCKEPGEYFPLYWNRAINRPAGSQMRYVKTLIESRPFLERIPDQSLVVDEYEGADHLAATRGVSYAFIYSPTGKTIKVNMGKITGHKVVAHWYDPKTGEVSYIGEFENEGVKEFYTPTRGRGQDWVLMLDDASVEFVVPGNK, from the coding sequence ATGCAGTATTTGAGAGTGGATAAAAATAAAAGATTCCTGATACTGGAAGATGGGACGCCTTTTTTTTGGCTGGGAGACACAGCTTGGGAGCTTTTTCACAAGCTTAGCCGTGAGGAAGCGGAAGTGTATTTGAAGGACAGGTATGAAAAGAAGTTCAATGTGGTGCAGGTTGTTGCATTGGCTGAGTTGGATGGATTGGAGATAGAAAATGCATATGGTAGAAAACCTCTTCTTAAAAATACAGAAGGAGTTTATGATCCTACAATGCCAGATCTGTCAGGAGAGTATCATTATTGGGACCATGTAGATCACATAATTGATATTGCTGAGTCACTGAACATTTATATAGCACTTCTACCTACATGGGGGGACAAATTCAATTTGTCATGGGGTAAGGGGCCAAAAGTATTCAATGGGGAAAATGCATTACATTATGGTAGATGGCTCGGTGAAAGATATAAGGATAAAAGAAATATTGTTTGGGTAATGGGGGGAGACAGGCCTTTGGAAAGGCCTGAACATTATGAAATTGTCAGAGCAATGGCAGAAGGGATAAAGCTTGGGGACGAAGGTAACCACATAATGACCTTTCACCCTGCTGGGGATACTTCATCGTCAAAATATGTACATAATGAGAGCTGGATTGATTTCAATATGATTCAGTCAGGTCATCATGCATTGGATATAGATAACTATAACAAGGTGAAAGTGGACTACGATCTTTCCCCAACAAAACCTGTTTTAGATGCAGAGCCTAGGTATGAAGATCATCCAATAAATTTCAAACCTGAGAATGGCCATTTTGTTGAATTCGATATAAGACAGGCTGCATATTGGGCTGTGTTTTCTGGAGCTTTTGGGCATACATACGGACATCATTCCATCTGGTGTATGTGCAAGGAGCCTGGAGAGTATTTTCCTTTGTATTGGAACAGGGCTATAAATAGACCTGCCGGTTCCCAAATGCGGTATGTAAAAACTCTGATAGAATCCAGACCATTTCTTGAAAGAATACCTGATCAAAGCCTTGTGGTTGATGAATACGAAGGAGCAGACCATTTGGCAGCAACTAGAGGTGTCAGCTATGCATTCATATACAGCCCAACAGGGAAAACTATAAAGGTGAATATGGGGAAAATCACCGGACATAAGGTTGTCGCCCACTGGTATGATCCCAAAACCGGGGAAGTTAGCTACATTGGAGAGTTTGAAAATGAAGGAGTAAAGGAATTTTATACTCCTACACGAGGAAGAGGGCAGGACTGGGTGCTTATGCTG
- a CDS encoding MFS transporter: MSELQQSKPTNIFQSFRILKGNTRVSVMLEPLWGIPFVLYNFYLSLYMKELGVTDKQIGYIIAIGFIAGTIFSMFGGTITDRLGRKKTTFIFDFISWPGALIIYLFANSFWVFALATIINSVVRIVSVSWNLMVVEDADGEQRVAAFNLLSIINISTGVLIPLAGILVNSFGVVKAERVFLVFAIISMSTMMIVRNRLYTETGVGQKIIDERRSNPVKRSIKHIFPIKAARTFMKSPKAILVVCLFVLFNLYIPLGTLNRLYFAPFMTDVLTLSKPMISILGGVYSAALFVVFVFINPFISKFNKTITMILGIIIQAIALGLLISIPKDSMISAVLCIMVFAAGFGVFRPLIDSLLAEVTEGNERAGIYSIVNTATCIATALIGIVSGSLYVLNPKLLYIVSVAILLICVIILIYVYRADFKIESDKNVGL; the protein is encoded by the coding sequence TCTGTAATGTTGGAACCATTGTGGGGGATACCCTTTGTTCTGTACAATTTCTATCTGAGCCTTTATATGAAGGAATTGGGAGTAACTGATAAACAGATTGGATATATAATAGCAATCGGATTTATTGCGGGTACTATTTTTTCCATGTTTGGAGGTACAATAACTGACAGGCTCGGACGGAAGAAGACAACGTTCATATTCGATTTCATAAGCTGGCCAGGTGCCCTGATAATTTATCTATTTGCGAACAGTTTTTGGGTCTTTGCACTTGCTACTATTATAAATAGTGTTGTCAGGATAGTATCTGTGTCCTGGAACCTTATGGTTGTAGAGGATGCAGATGGTGAACAAAGAGTGGCCGCCTTCAATTTGCTCAGTATCATAAACATCTCAACTGGCGTTCTCATACCTCTTGCTGGAATTTTGGTCAATTCCTTTGGAGTGGTAAAGGCTGAAAGAGTGTTTTTGGTATTTGCCATTATAAGTATGTCAACGATGATGATTGTGAGAAACCGTTTGTACACAGAAACCGGTGTGGGTCAAAAAATAATTGATGAAAGAAGGAGCAATCCTGTAAAAAGGAGTATAAAGCATATTTTCCCTATAAAAGCAGCAAGGACCTTTATGAAGAGTCCTAAAGCAATATTGGTTGTATGCTTGTTTGTACTATTTAATTTATATATTCCGTTAGGTACTCTGAACAGATTGTATTTTGCACCGTTCATGACTGATGTATTGACGTTAAGCAAGCCCATGATATCCATTTTAGGTGGTGTATACTCTGCAGCATTATTTGTGGTATTTGTTTTTATAAACCCATTTATAAGCAAATTCAATAAGACCATTACTATGATACTTGGAATCATAATACAGGCAATTGCACTGGGGCTGCTTATCAGTATACCTAAAGACAGTATGATCTCAGCAGTGCTGTGTATAATGGTTTTTGCTGCGGGATTCGGCGTATTCAGGCCTCTTATAGATTCCCTTCTGGCTGAAGTAACAGAAGGGAACGAGAGGGCAGGAATATACTCCATTGTCAATACAGCCACTTGCATTGCCACTGCATTAATCGGGATCGTTTCAGGAAGCTTGTATGTTTTGAATCCAAAACTGTTGTATATCGTTTCGGTGGCAATACTGCTTATTTGTGTGATCATATTGATCTATGTTTATCGAGCAGATTTTAAAATCGAAAGTGATAAAAATGTTGGACTATAG